One window of the Clupea harengus chromosome 20, Ch_v2.0.2, whole genome shotgun sequence genome contains the following:
- the LOC116225212 gene encoding uncharacterized protein LOC116225212 isoform X1 → MRGFFACVNATSDSCFMHPFKPSSHHVESFIVAQAEPDIVSKPVMENSVLVSGRESINLACAFKTKGNYSNNPFVVYWIKTGAQSSTCVYSFDYDGYDSGADHHCAIDKDLLLRRSNTSKLSLDDNIHNLKISNATQSDRGQYLCVLMVNTNSQQYWAVITNTTVIMDNPDSHLIYVIGVLVPVLLLLPVIIIIIILLKRKPAETTVSQTAITQRFQNGEEVDDDDCSPYAMGQGEQEPTYSLIQLTNQKTDPVFSGDGELASDPSADEGIMRKNSIYETSGP, encoded by the exons ATGAGGGGATTCTTTGCCTGTGTTAATGCTACATCTGACTCCTGCTTCATGCATCCATTCAAACCCTCTTCTCACCATGTGGAGTCCTTCATTGTTGCTCAGGCAGAACCAGACA TTGTGTCTAAACCTGTAATGGAAAACTCAGTGCTTGTGTCTGGAAGAGAATCAATTAATCTGGCGTGCGCTTTTAAAACAAAGGGGAATTATTCCAATAATCCTTTCGTGGTGTACTGGATCAAGACTGGAGCTCAGagcagcacatgtgtgtattcCTTTGATTACGATGGATATGATAGTGGTGCTGATCACCACTGTGCCATCGACAAAGATCTTCTGTTAAGGAGATCAAACACATCAAAACTCTCCCTTGATGACAACATCCATAACCTAAAGATCAGCAATGCCACTCAGTCAGACCGTGgacagtatctgtgtgtcttaATGGTGAACACAAATAGTCAGCAGTACTGGGCAGTAATAACCAACACTACAGTCATTATGGATAATCCTG ATTCCCATCTCATCTATGTGATTGGTGTATTAGTACccgttcttctcctcctccctgtcatcatcatcatcatcatactgcTTAAAAGGAAACCAGCTGAGACCACAG TATCTCAAACTGCAATAACTCAAAG ATTTCAGAACGGGGAGGAAGTGGATGACGACGACT GTTCCCCTTATGCGATGGGCCAGGGAGAGCAGGAACCAACGTACTCACTCAttcagctgaccaatcagaagacTGACCCTGTGTTCAGTGGGGATGGAGAACTCGCTTCAGATCCATCAGCAGATGAGGGCATCATGAGGAAGAACTCCATATATGAAACCTCAGGTCCATAG
- the LOC116225212 gene encoding uncharacterized protein LOC116225212 isoform X2 — protein sequence MRGFFACVNATSDSCFMHPFKPSSHHVESFIVAQAEPDIVSKPVMENSVLVSGRESINLACAFKTKGNYSNNPFVVYWIKTGAQSSTCVYSFDYDGYDSGADHHCAIDKDLLLRRSNTSKLSLDDNIHNLKISNATQSDRGQYLCVLMVNTNSQQYWAVITNTTVIMDNPDSHLIYVIGVLVPVLLLLPVIIIIIILLKRKPAETTDFRTGRKWMTTTVPLMRWARESRNQRTHSFS from the exons ATGAGGGGATTCTTTGCCTGTGTTAATGCTACATCTGACTCCTGCTTCATGCATCCATTCAAACCCTCTTCTCACCATGTGGAGTCCTTCATTGTTGCTCAGGCAGAACCAGACA TTGTGTCTAAACCTGTAATGGAAAACTCAGTGCTTGTGTCTGGAAGAGAATCAATTAATCTGGCGTGCGCTTTTAAAACAAAGGGGAATTATTCCAATAATCCTTTCGTGGTGTACTGGATCAAGACTGGAGCTCAGagcagcacatgtgtgtattcCTTTGATTACGATGGATATGATAGTGGTGCTGATCACCACTGTGCCATCGACAAAGATCTTCTGTTAAGGAGATCAAACACATCAAAACTCTCCCTTGATGACAACATCCATAACCTAAAGATCAGCAATGCCACTCAGTCAGACCGTGgacagtatctgtgtgtcttaATGGTGAACACAAATAGTCAGCAGTACTGGGCAGTAATAACCAACACTACAGTCATTATGGATAATCCTG ATTCCCATCTCATCTATGTGATTGGTGTATTAGTACccgttcttctcctcctccctgtcatcatcatcatcatcatactgcTTAAAAGGAAACCAGCTGAGACCACAG ATTTCAGAACGGGGAGGAAGTGGATGACGACGACT GTTCCCCTTATGCGATGGGCCAGGGAGAGCAGGAACCAACGTACTCACTCAttcagctga